Proteins encoded together in one Bacteroidota bacterium window:
- a CDS encoding ABC transporter ATP-binding protein produces the protein MLRVKNLSISFAGQNTPAVKDISFELGHGEILGVVGESGSGKSITCFSILKLLDKHTTKITGEAIFTNSEGKTADLLKLSEKQLEHIRGKQIGFVFQEPMSSLNPAYTCGWQVAEGIKKHLGKKKTEAKAATIKLFEEVQLPDPERIWQSYPHQLSGGQRQRVMIAMALSSNPQLLIADEPTTALDVTVQKTVVELLLKLVKDRNMSLIFISHDLNLVNHLAQKVMVMRAGEIVERGEMKSVFNNPQNPYTINLINCRPSKNYNSKRLPVSGENVEPKTIIYNTSNEILLEGKSLYKTYKLPSKKIFAKAPEFTAVSDVSFTVYKGQTLCVVGESGSGKSTVGRMLLGLIKPTAGEILYNNTDLAKLNEAQYRNYRRHLQMVFQDPYSSLNPKHKIETIIGEPFEVYRDKSIKINEKVIYLLEKVGLPADFAKRYPHQLSGGQRQRVCIARALALNPQFIVCDESVAALDVSVQAKVLNLLKDLQDELQLSYLFITHDLSVARFMGHQILVLQKGQVEDYGSTEEVFNNPKSLYTDKLLQSIV, from the coding sequence ATGCTTCGTGTAAAAAACCTCAGTATATCATTTGCAGGACAAAATACGCCTGCGGTAAAAGATATATCATTTGAACTGGGGCATGGCGAAATACTTGGCGTTGTAGGTGAGAGCGGTTCTGGAAAATCCATTACTTGTTTTTCAATACTCAAATTATTAGATAAACATACTACCAAAATTACGGGTGAAGCTATATTTACTAATAGTGAAGGAAAAACTGCAGACTTATTAAAACTAAGTGAAAAACAATTAGAACATATCAGGGGAAAGCAAATAGGATTTGTATTTCAAGAGCCGATGAGTTCGCTCAATCCAGCATATACTTGTGGTTGGCAAGTAGCCGAAGGAATCAAAAAGCATTTGGGCAAAAAAAAAACAGAAGCAAAGGCAGCTACGATTAAATTGTTTGAAGAAGTACAATTGCCAGACCCTGAAAGAATATGGCAATCGTATCCACACCAATTGAGTGGCGGACAAAGACAACGTGTGATGATTGCCATGGCATTATCGTCGAACCCGCAACTATTAATTGCCGATGAACCTACTACTGCATTAGATGTTACAGTGCAAAAAACAGTGGTTGAATTATTATTGAAATTGGTGAAAGATAGAAATATGTCGCTCATATTTATCAGTCACGATTTGAATTTGGTGAACCACCTGGCACAAAAAGTAATGGTGATGAGAGCAGGTGAGATTGTAGAACGTGGCGAAATGAAATCGGTGTTCAATAATCCGCAAAACCCCTATACTATTAATTTGATTAATTGCCGACCTTCGAAAAACTATAATAGTAAAAGACTGCCTGTTTCGGGTGAAAATGTAGAGCCCAAAACTATCATATATAATACTTCAAATGAAATATTATTAGAAGGAAAATCATTATATAAAACTTATAAACTTCCTAGTAAAAAAATATTTGCCAAAGCCCCAGAATTCACGGCAGTAAGCGATGTGAGTTTTACAGTTTACAAAGGCCAGACTCTATGCGTGGTGGGCGAGAGCGGCTCGGGCAAATCAACCGTAGGCCGCATGTTATTGGGATTAATTAAACCCACTGCTGGCGAAATATTGTATAATAATACTGACCTTGCAAAATTAAACGAAGCACAATATAGAAATTATCGCAGGCATTTGCAAATGGTGTTTCAAGATCCTTATTCTTCGCTAAATCCAAAACATAAAATTGAAACTATTATAGGGGAACCTTTTGAGGTGTATAGAGACAAAAGTATAAAGATAAATGAGAAAGTAATTTATTTACTGGAAAAAGTTGGTTTGCCTGCCGATTTTGCCAAACGCTATCCGCACCAATTAAGCGGCGGGCAGCGACAAAGGGTTTGTATTGCACGAGCCTTGGCACTCAATCCACAATTTATAGTATGCGACGAAAGTGTTGCTGCTCTAGATGTTTCGGTACAAGCAAAAGTCCTAAATTTGCTCAAAGATTTGCAAGACGAATTGCAGTTATCATACTTATTCATCACGCACGATTTGAGCGTAGCCCGTTTTATGGGGCATCAAATCTTGGTATTGCAAAAAGGGCAAGTGGAAGATTATGGCAGTACAGAGGAGGTATTCAATAATCCGAAATCGCTATATACTGACAAGCTATTGCAGAGTATTGTTTGA